ATTTAGGACGGCTTAGATATGGCACtggaaggaaaagaaaagaagccAGAAAGTATGACGGACCCCGAGTTTGCCGTCATAGATAAAAAGGCAAAATCAGGTATCATTTTAAATCTCTCAAATGAGGTTTTACGTGAAGTATCCGCAGAAACCACAGCCAAAGGCATGTGGGAAAAATTAAAAACCCTGTATATGAAGATGACAGTGGAAAATAGACTTTACCTGAAGCAAACACTTTACACATTTCGTATGGTTGAAGGTACTTCTATACTCTCACATCTTGATGCATTTGATTCCATTCTTATGGATTTGAGCAATATTGATGCTGAAGTTAAAGATAAGGATCAAGCCGTGTTATTGCTTATTTCCCTTCCCCAGTCATTCAGACATATAAGAGATATTATGCTTTATGGAAAGGATAATATCTCTTATAGAGATATCAAATCTATTTTAAAATCAAAAGAACAGATAGATAGAGATATTAATGGTGAAACTAGTACACCCCTTGGGGAAGACTTATTTGTAAGAGGTAGATCCGATAAGAAAGAATCAAGTAGTGAGAGGTCTAAATCAAGGTCAATGTCTAGATACAGAAATGTTGTGTGCAAATATTGTCATAAGAAAGGTCATATTATTTCTGAATGCTATAAGttaaaaaacaaagaaaagcataaggaaaagaaaaaatgagCACTAAAATACCAACACCGCTGAAGCAAGTGCAGCTGCAGATGAGACCGAGGGAACAATATTTTTAGCTACTAACAATAGCTTTAAATCTAATGATGAGTGGGTTTTAGATTCAGGTTGTTCTTATCATATGTGTCCCAATAGGCATTTGTTTACCACATATGAATTTGTTGGAGGTGGAGTTGTCTTGATGGGCAACAACGCTCCATGCAAAGTTATTGGTAAAGGTACAATCCGAATCAAAATGCATGATGGTGTGGTGAGAACTCTCACTGATGTTAGATAGGTTCCTGACTTAAAGAAAAATCTCATCTCATTAGGCACTCTAGAATCTCTTGGGTGCAAATACACAGGTGAAGGTGGAGTTTTGAAAATCTCTCTAGGTGCTCTTGTGATCATGAAAGCACGCAGATCTGGTGCATTGTACACTTTATTGGGATCCACTGTTACAGGTGCTGCTGCAGTTTCCACATCAAATCAACCTGATTCCGACATCACCAAATTGTGGCATATGCGATTAGGGTATATGAGTGAGAAAGGTATTTCCATTCTCAGCAAAAGAGGTCTCATATGTGGACAAAGTACTGGAAACATGGAGTTCTGCGAACACTGTGTGTTCGGGAAGCAGAAAAGAGTCAGCTTCAAATCTCCAGCAATTCATCGAACAAAAGGTACTTTGGATTACATTCATTCAAATCTTTAGGGTCCTTCTCGTACCCCGTCAAAAGGTGGTGCTAGGTATATGCTAACTTTCATTGATGATTATTCAAGGAAAGTTTGGGTTTATTTcctgaaaaataaaagtgatgtTTTCTTAACTTTCAACCAATGGAAAGTTTTGATTGAGAAGCAAACAGGAAAACAAGTCAAGCTGCTTAGAACAGATAATGGCTTGGAATTTTGTAATGATGAGTTCAACGAATTTTGCAAAAATGAAGGAATTGCTCGACATCGCACTGTGAGGATGACccctcaacaaaatggtgttgCAGAAAGGATGAACAGAACTCTTTTGGAAAGAGCTCGTTGCTTGATTTCAAATGCTAGGTTGACAAACGCCTTTTGGGCAGAAGCTATCTCTATAGCTTGTTATATTGTCAACCGTGCTCCTTCTACACCTTTGAACTTTAAGACTCCAGAGGAAATGTGGTCAGGTACTCCTGCTAATTATTCAGATTTAAAAAATTTTGGTTGTCCCGCGTACATGCatgtgaatgaaggaaaattgGAGCCAAGGGATAAAAAGTGTATTTTCCTTGGATATGCATCTAGGGAGAAAGGATATAGACTATGGTATCCTGATCCCAAGTCACCAAAATTTGTAATTAGCAGAGATGTAACCTTTGATGAATCCTCTATGTTACATCCCAGAAAAGAGTCTTCTAGTTCTTGTAATAAGAATAGAGAGCAAGGTATACATGAGCAGGTGGAGGTTGAGCTTGGCATTCCTTCTGAGCCAAGCTCATCAACTGTGGAACAAAATACAGTTGAAACTCCTGAAGTTGAGCCAAAAGTTGAAGCTCCAGAAGTTGAGCCTGAAGTTGAACCAAATAAGTATTCCATAGCCACACACAGACCAAGGAGACAAATTCAAAAACCAGGAAGGTATGGAGATTATGTTGCATTTGCTTTTTCATTTGCATAGGAAACTGAAGAAATTGGAGAACCATCAAATTATTCAAAAGCAATTTCTGGTGGTGATTCAGCCAGGCGGCTGATTGCAATGAATGAAGAAGTTGAATCTCTCCACAAGAATGGTACTTGGTCTCTTGTAAAGCCGCCATCAGGAAAGAGAATtgttggttgcaaatgggtcttcaaGAAAAAGGATGGCATTTCAGGGGTTGAAGATGCACGGTATAAGGCACGATTAGTTGCAAAGGGCTATAGTCAGGTACAAAGAGTTGATTTTAATGATATTTTCTCACCTGTTGTTAAACATAGCTTCATTCGTGTTTTGCTTGCCTTAGTTGCCATGTATGATTTGGAGTTAGAACAGCTTGATGTTTAGACAACTTTCTTACATGGCGAACTTGaggaacaaatatatatatacatcaaccTGAAGGTTTTGAGATTGAAGGAAAAGAAGATCATGTTTGCTTGTTGAAGAAATCCTTGTACGGATTAAAGCATCTCCAAGACAATGGTACAAAAGGTTTGATTCTTTTATGTTGGGTCATGGTTATTTGAGGAGCATGTATGATAGTTGTGTTTACTTCCGGAAGTTAAATGATGGTTCATTTGTTTACTTATTGTTATATGTTGACGACATGCTCATTGCTGCTAAGAATTTGACAGAAATTCACAATTTGAAAAGTCAGCTGAAAAGTGAATTTGAAACAAAAGATTTGGGAGCAGCTAAGAAAATCCTTGGCATGGAGATCAAAAGAGATCGAGGAGCCAACCAGCTATTCCTGACCTAGAAGAAGCACTTGGAGAAAATCTTGGAGAGGTTTGGCATGAAAGATGCTAAACCAGTGAGTACTCCTCTTGCTGCTCATTTTAAGTTATCAGCTGCTCAATCACCGCAGTCAGAGGAAGAAGAGAGGTATATGGCACATGTACCATATTCAAGTACAGTTGGCAGTATTATGTATGCGATGGTGTGTACACGTCCAGATATTTCACAAGCAGTAAGTGTGGTAAGCCGGTATATGGCTTGCCCTGGTAAAGCACATTGGCAGGCTGTGAAATGGATTCTCAGATACTTAAAAGGTACTTCAAACGCATGTTTGGAGTTTGGGAGAAATACTGACTCTTTGGTTGGTTTTGTAGACTCTGATTATGCAGGTGATCTTGACAAAAGAAGATCACTGACAGGCTATGTGTTTTGCATTGGTGATTGTGCTATCAGTTAGAAAGCTACATTACAACATGTAGTAGCTTTATCTACTACCGAAGCAGAATATATGGCCGTAACTGAGGCGATCAAAGAAGCCTTATGGTTGAAGGGTCTATTTGCTGAACTTAGCTTACACCAAGGTGGTATTACCATTTTCTGTGATAGTCAAAGTGCCATTCACTTGACTAAAGATCAGATGTATCATGAGAGGACGAAGCATATAGATATCAAGTATCACTTCATTCGGGAAACCACTGCTGAAGGAAAGGTCTCTGTTAAGAAAATCAACACCAGAGACAATCCTGCCGACATGTTCACAAAAGCTCTTCCAATTGGCAAGTTCAAGCTCTACTTGAACTTGATTGACATTCATGAAGAATGATTTAGCCCATATGGGCTTTTGCGGAGAGGGTGGAGCAAAATTACTGTATCACTCAAAATTAGGCCAAGGTGGAGATTTGTAATGTGGccttattttgaaataaagtaTTATGCTTGGAGCCAAAGTTTGCTTGTATGGATgagaatttttttattatttttcattttctttttccacAACTTGGAGGCCAAGTTTGGCCCCTATAAAAGGAAGGCATTTGCCTCCATTTGAAGACACACCAAAAACAATTCAAGAGCTTCTCATCTCTTAACTTTGtcttattcttcctccctttcTTTTTATTTAGAGTATTATTGTAAGAGAGTTATGTGTTGGGAAACACTTGTGTGAACCCTTCTTTGGAGTGATCTTGTGAGGTTATTCTCTTGGGATACTTTtgggtaggggtgtacatggaccgggttggttcggattttttaaacaccaaaccaaaccaattgcgtcgggtttttttaatttatacaccaaatcaaaccaataaaattcgggtttttcaacctcgggttttctcgggttattcggttttctcgggtttttcgggttttttttccggaatagtcttgatacaaaacatataacttttacttcaaatatttttttagtcctagtaagatacaactatataattaaggtgtttcataagaaaataacacaaaatgtgagtagagtgatgacattgtaataaaatattcaacaaaagataataaaatcggttaaaataaatattgctaattaataagccataaagaaaatgatcataatctaaaaatactaagtcatgctaaaataagtacggctaataagtattaattacacgacaagaaaaaaaacttaagttatgtattttcactctctaaaccaattatacaaaactaaagaatagatacccaacattattttcattcctagtgctagtggtaaattgaatttcttttgttagtattagtgttgagttggttttggtgaactttatatgagttactaacatccataggatataaaacttattgacattcaaaattctaagttcaagcttgaataatatgataatagataaaaaaactacgaaaaatttaagaaatatttataaattacactacaaataaatatttttatgtataaaatattttaaaaattgaatacatgtaatgtcgggttggtttggttcggtttgacttttttttagctaaaaccaaaccaaaccaattatgagcggtttttttttttttttcaacaccaaaccaagtcaagccaaaccactaatcgggtttttttctcggtttgactcggtttatcggtttggtgcagtttgtcggtttactttgtacacccctactttTGGGGTAATTAGAGTATTTACTCTAATTTTGTACTCTCTATTGTACTCTTGTTGATATAGTGAAATTGCTTCTCTCCGCTTGTAGACGTAGATCACACTGACCGAACCACGTTAAATTTGTGCCTCATTTATTTTCTTTACTTGCTATTGTTATCAACTAACTATTGTCTTTGTTATTGTCATTATAATATTGTTTGGCTAAATTTCTCATTACCCGGGTTACCGATCCTAACAGTAGTTTTATTCTCTATACTGTGAAAGTGTATAACGCACACAGGTGTGTACACAAGACAAGGTAAAACATTAATGTGACGAACCATGTCCTAATTAGTTTAGGGAGTGCAATTATTACAAATATATATGGAAATCACAAAGTTTATGGCATACTTTTGTGCACTTAATGTGAAAAATAAGAACGTTAATCACCTCTTTAAGCCAATACAAAGAATCTACATTCTTGAAAAATAATAATCTCTCGCGGTGTTCGATACCTATTTTATGAAATTTCCTTGTTCTCTTATAAACCGACAGAAATGTTGCTTACCCCCAAACTTCCTCCCTTTACTTTCTCTttcttacccttttttttttttgggggggggggggggggggggggcagcagGGGGTGTAAGGAAAGTAGAAATAGTATAAAAGCAATTAATGGAAATAATTTGTGTTTCCCGTGCTCCTACAAAATACAACGTCATATCCCTATTGCCACCTTAGCTCCAAATTAGAAATCCTTTTAACTTtaacataataaaaaaaattaaaaaaaaaaaaaaaacatggacaTTCAGGGAGTTACTGCCAGTTCATCTGATATGGGAACTAAAAGAATGTGCATACTCCTAGTCCTTGATGATTCTACTTGTCATACTATTGTTTCTGATATGCTTCAAAACCAAACTTATGAAGGTATATATCTACTACTTATAAAGTTTCCTGTGGAAAAATTCATCTTATTCTGCTACTCTTCAATGGATTCCATAAAAGTTTCTACATCTTCCTTGGAATATTGTTATCTTAGTTCAAAATAAAGTTAGTAACTTGAACTCTTATCTTTCTGTTTTATTAGTTTTGCATGTTGGAAAAACAATGGATACTTTAAATGCCATTTGGGAGAGAAAGAACATCCTCAGTCTTGTTCTTACAAACATCCACAGGCTAAACACAAATGGGGTTGACATCCTTCAAATCATCAAGAACAAACTCAAATTTCCTACCATTTGTAAGTGTTTTCTAGTTTATTGTATCGTAGTAATATGTTTCTACCATCTATTTCTTAGTTCAGAGTTTGTTGGTGTTTAGTTGTTTTTTTCCACCAAGATTTTATAAGGGGTTACTCATTCTTTTCCACAGTAATGTCACATGATGATACAAGATATGAAAATTACGTCCAAGATAGTAGTGTTGCAGCATATGTCGTGAATTTTTCAAACACAGATGAGATGAACAAGTTTTGGCAAATGGCATTGGAGAAGGAGAAAGGTAGAAAAGCAGCAGTCAATCAAGAAGAAAATGATGATGAAAATGCTTCAAGAATGCCTCAGAATGTAACTGCAGAGACAAGTACAGAAAACGCAGCATCTGCTGATACTGACGCAGCAATAAGGGCTCATGATCTGAAGGGCAAGCGAAAGGCTGACAGTCAAGAAAATGGAAACATCGAAAAGAAACGAAGGGTTATTTGGACTCCAAAGATGCATAAAAACTTCTTGCAAGCCATTCAGCAGTTGGGCCATGAAAGTAAAACATTTCCTCCCCTTCTTTTCCCTGAGAGTTAATTTGTTCTTGTTCTAAATTATGTTATTGACACTTGACACTGTTCTTTTTTTCTCTTAATTTATATCCAGAGGCTGTTCCTAAGAAAATAGTTGAAATTATGAATGAGCCTGGATTGACTAGAGAACATGTTGCCAGTCATTTGCAGGTGTGTTTTCATTTATATTATAATCTGAATCCCTTTGCTATTACTTGTATCAAATTTTCATCAGATATGCTTTCCTGTTAACTTTTCctttttctccatttttcttgccaCCTCCTCACTCAGGTGGAAAGCAAATAAACTTTTTCTTTGAtgacattgcttttttttttttttctttttttctcttttaggAATTTTCCAAAATAAGGAAAATTTGAATCGGTAAAGCGTTATTACTACAACAGATCTCTGAGATTAATGCATGACTCTCCCGTTTTAGTAAAGCACATGATCAAAGAATTTAATATCTAGCAAAATCTGTGCCATTAAGAGCTAGAACCTAGCACTTGTCCCTTGATGCGTGTTGTCACACAGATGTTGAATGTCTTTATTCTCATAATCATGACATATTAAATTCCTCCGATATACTATTATGGTTAAATTTTAATTGCTATTAAACAAAAAGAGTACTTATTTGCAGAAATATCGCATGTCCCTTAAAAGAGCTCAAGAAAGTTCAGGTGCTTCCATCTATGACCAAATCCCATCACATGATGCTAAAGAAAAATGCTTTCAAGTTCCACCATACCTATCTTCTCTAAATTTTAGTGCTTCGCAAAGATATTCTCATTCTATACAACAGCCATATCAGACACAGTTCCAGCAAGGAACTGGTGGCATGAACTTTCCAACTTCTGGCCAAATGGGCAGTTTCCAGCAGCAGAACAGTCTATTGGATTTTGCAAATTCGCAACAAGCAGATCATAGTGGCCTAATTGGACAGCATTCAACATTTTTGCCAAGAATAGCTCATGGTAGTAACTTCAGGGTGTATGGTGACATGAGAAAGAACATACTTTTCAGCATCCAAAGTGGAAGGATAGGAGGAAATACAAACCACACAAACTCAAATTGTGGTTTGGATTTTATTGGTTTTAGATTGAGCAATGATGGGAAATCTGTCAACTTTGGTCACAAAGGTTCATCTTGTGCTGTAATCCCAAATAAAGCATATTCTGGATTATGTTACTCAATTTCGGAGGACTACGTTCCCAAGCAGCAATCTTCACCACCATTCCTGGAAACCCCTATTGAAAATAACTTAACTAAGTGCTCTTCAGTTCCACCTGAAAATCTCACATTCAATCATCCTTCTAACAACATTTCAGAACAACAGCGTCTTCTACTATTCGATAATGCAGCGAATAAATTATTATGTCAAAGCACAGAAGTGCCTGGCAGCTTCATAAACCAAGAACAGCTTTCAGCACAGCATCTTGAGGACTATTCTGCAATACGTTTTGGTGGTGAAGTATCCGTGCCGCCACTTGAGAATTATGGGAATTACGATTCTAGACAGCAACAATATTCTGCAGCAGAGTTACCACAAGTAATGCTTGAAGTCAATAGTTTAGGTACTGAAATAGACATTAAGTCTCTGCTGGAAACAACAGAAGACAGAAGTTCACAACTATTTTGGGAGGAGAATGAACTTCTTTAATCTTGCTGACTCAAGTTTTATCCATTCAAAGTTGTATAGGCTGTTGAAAATAGTATTCACAGTTGTATAGGCTGTCGAAATTAGTAAACCTAAATGTTTAAATGTCTAGGTTCATATGTTTGGTGTTATCCATATGACTATTATTCCATCTAGGGGCATGGATGAAGTTCATAGAATATGTGTGAAACTATTTAGTAGTTTTATATCTGGAATTATCCTCTAGCACCTATATAAACTCAAACACCCTTATAATGTCATCATATAAGAGTGGAGTTTTTCTCGTAATATGAAGTGAGCTTAATGTCTATCACTATCTTCTATTCTCTTTGTGCCCTATGATATTATAAAGGGTCCGCCTTATATTTCCAAAATCCTGGCCTCTAGATCCACCCCTGGTTCGAGCCAACGGTTTGGAGTCTCTTGTGGTAGGGAGCGCCACCCAAAGATGGGACTTTTTGGTGCGAATTCAAATTAGTCAAATCCCAAAACAGGTATTGAACACTAAATAATCCTCATTTGATTCTCAGACTAAATTATcataaaattataattttaaaattataatcCTTAGACTAATTTATCCCAAGAGATGTGAAAAAATAATCTCAATGGGAACCGTCAATCAAACATAATATAATTTTATCTCATACTTTATTCTGGAATATCCCATCTTATCAAATGACCCCGACATGCGATAAAATAGCAGGGCGGTTAAAACCAACTGTTTACGAGGTTAATTTATAAGTCTATTTTGCCCTTGAAAAGCTAAACGAAACGGCGACAAGTTCATTTTTTGCAAAGGGTAATCTTGTCTTTTCATGAAAATCCCCATGGATAGTAAACCCATGAAAGAATTAAACAGAGGAATAACCAGAAAAAACTACCAATGCATACTTTGCTACATTCACTGCTGCCACTCTCTTCAACGCCAAAGCCTCTACTCTTGGCATACGATGGACCCTTTGTTGCTAATAGCCGAAAACCCAAATCCCTTCATGCAATAACTGCAATATCTAAAATTAAAAGCGAAACAAGAATCGATAACAAGGCTGATGAGGATGACTATTATGCCACTCTCAAAGCTCTCAATTCTAAAGGTCGTTTTCCAAGAAAATCACTTGGCCAGGTATTTACTGCTTTTTAGGAGCTAATTCCATCATATTTCAGTCTTTTAATTGATGGGTATTGTTCATTGGGACATTTCATCGAACAGACAACTGGGTATGATTGGGTGAGCTGGTGTGTGTTGGTTTTCAATTCCatagagcctgtttggccaaCCTTTTTGGAGgccaaaatgtttttttttttatttaaaaaaaggtGAGTTGTTTAGccaaacttttgaaaaacaataaGTGCTTCTGGGCGTAGAAGAAACTCTTTTTTGGAAGCTAAAAATAGCTTTttcccaaaaatatttttcttgaaaagtacttttgagaaaatacacttagaatcacttttttaaaagtttggtcaaatatTAATTGATGTTctaaagtattttttaaattaattagctAAACACGAACTGCTTCAgagcaaaaatatttttttgagaagcacttttcaaaataagctgaatttagaagtttggccaaataGGCTAGAGTGTGTTTGATGCTCTATGTTTTTTATAATCTCAATTCTATTGTGAATTGTAGCACTACATGCTGAATTCGTCGGTAAATGAGGAACTAGTTGCTGCTGCTGATGCGCAAGAAGGAGATTTGGTGGTTGAAATAGGGCCTGGTACAGGTTCCCTTACAAATGTTCTTGTCAATTCTGGTGCCACTGTCCTTGCTATTGAAAAGGTTTGTTCTTTTTCACTATCAGTATACTTCTGATTGTTTTTCTTTTTGGCCCACGCATAGAGTTAATGTTAGGATTTTTTTAGTCTGGTTAGAGGAGTCTTGTATGTCCCTAAGATAAGTTTGAGATTTAAAGACAAATTAATTATTATTGGAATGACATGGTTTAAATAGCACGGAATGGCTACAACCGACTAGCTTGGGATTAAAGCATAGCGAGTGTATGCCCacagagtgtgtgtgtgtgtatgtgtaatAGAATCATATAACATTGAAAATGTTAAGACTTAACAAACTTTGAGGATATATATCATTGCATGAACAGTTATGAGGGGAAAAAAGCTTTTCTATCTTCTGTTTTTCATCTTGTTCCTTTTTATTGTTGACTCAATTGTTCTCTTTTTCAATGATTTAAGGATCCCTACATGGCAGCCCTTGTAACGGAGAGATTTTCCAGTTTGGACTGTGTAAAGGTAACAAATTTAGCTCAGTTCTCTCCACTTTGAGTGCAGGATTGAAAGTTAATATTTGAGAATATAGTTCCTTACCCAATAAATGTTTACGGCGTTACTCCATGCGTCAGTGGCTTCTATTGCAAAGAAAATAGAAATGTGATAATATGACCACTGCATCTATAGGTTTTGCAAGAGGATTTCACAAAATGTCATATATGCTCCCATATGTCCACAGTTTCGCAAAGTGGAAGAAATTCTTCAGATGTGAAACCGCAATATGCAAAGGTGAGAATCTGCATTCATTTCTCAAGTTCTCCTTTGAATCTAGGTGTAGGCATCTGCTGGTACTATTCTTCACACTTTTGTGCCCTTAAGAAATGTGTTTAAAGTGCAAATTACCAATGTCTTCAATATCATGCTAACAGGAGATGTACATCCCTTTCCTTTTCGCAGGTAGTCTCCGAATTACCTTTTAACATAAGTACAGAAGTAATTAGCAACTTCTTCCCGTGGGTGATATCTTCTCAGAAGTAGTTTTGTTACTCCAGGTTTGTTTATCAGTTTAAATATGCTTCCACATTAATTGATCACTAATGCCAAAAGTAGGTAGTAGGAATTATTTGTGGATATTGGCAACGGTGGAacagttctctttttttttttgtttttttttttctttttca
The sequence above is a segment of the Lycium barbarum isolate Lr01 chromosome 6, ASM1917538v2, whole genome shotgun sequence genome. Coding sequences within it:
- the LOC132644431 gene encoding two-component response regulator ARR2-like, which codes for MDIQGVTASSSDMGTKRMCILLVLDDSTCHTIVSDMLQNQTYEVLHVGKTMDTLNAIWERKNILSLVLTNIHRLNTNGVDILQIIKNKLKFPTILMSHDDTRYENYVQDSSVAAYVVNFSNTDEMNKFWQMALEKEKGRKAAVNQEENDDENASRMPQNVTAETSTENAASADTDAAIRAHDLKGKRKADSQENGNIEKKRRVIWTPKMHKNFLQAIQQLGHEKAVPKKIVEIMNEPGLTREHVASHLQKYRMSLKRAQESSGASIYDQIPSHDAKEKCFQVPPYLSSLNFSASQRYSHSIQQPYQTQFQQGTGGMNFPTSGQMGSFQQQNSLLDFANSQQADHSGLIGQHSTFLPRIAHGSNFRVYGDMRKNILFSIQSGRIGGNTNHTNSNCGLDFIGFRLSNDGKSVNFGHKGSSCAVIPNKAYSGLCYSISEDYVPKQQSSPPFLETPIENNLTKCSSVPPENLTFNHPSNNISEQQRLLLFDNAANKLLCQSTEVPGSFINQEQLSAQHLEDYSAIRFGGEVSVPPLENYGNYDSRQQQYSAAELPQVMLEVNSLGTEIDIKSLLETTEDRSSQLFWEENELL